One window of the Methanocaldococcus vulcanius M7 genome contains the following:
- a CDS encoding UPF0104 family protein, which produces MKVKITKSTILLLISFLFILAIMSYIGLDKIINALINAKPKYIILAIILQIIVSLILSARWRFIIKILGYSANFKNIFLLVLMGLFINNITPSMRGGGEAFRAYYLSKIEKIPKGLAFSTVVVERVLDTSIFLFFTLFVIGYFVFTGFEYLKYLILSWLFLFFITAVVVYLIANKTLLIKTVTKISKIICKYSSYKYDETKILQSIEEFYNSMKFFKNKRGWDVIIAIFLSVLWYIVDILKLWILFLSLSYAVSIICVSAVYLITLLSGVLSITPSGFGTADTIMIVSFSAFNIPPSVAAAITLLDRLISYIFPTIIGYIAMLIIKKKLNDLTT; this is translated from the coding sequence ATGAAAGTAAAAATAACAAAATCTACTATATTATTGTTAATAAGTTTTCTGTTTATTTTGGCCATAATGTCCTACATTGGATTAGATAAGATAATAAACGCATTAATCAACGCAAAGCCAAAATACATAATACTTGCAATTATTCTCCAAATTATCGTTTCCCTTATTTTATCTGCCAGGTGGAGATTTATAATAAAAATATTGGGCTACTCTGCAAATTTTAAGAATATATTTTTACTCGTTTTAATGGGACTATTTATCAATAACATTACACCATCCATGAGGGGAGGAGGAGAAGCGTTTAGAGCATATTATCTCTCAAAAATTGAAAAAATACCAAAAGGTCTGGCATTTTCAACAGTTGTTGTGGAACGGGTCTTAGATACCTCCATATTTTTATTTTTTACATTATTTGTCATAGGATACTTTGTATTTACAGGATTTGAATATCTCAAATATTTAATATTATCTTGGCTTTTCCTATTTTTTATAACGGCAGTAGTGGTTTACCTGATCGCAAATAAAACACTCCTAATAAAGACAGTTACAAAAATATCAAAAATTATCTGCAAATACAGCTCATACAAATACGATGAGACAAAAATACTCCAATCAATAGAGGAATTTTACAACAGCATGAAATTCTTTAAGAATAAAAGAGGATGGGATGTAATAATTGCAATTTTTTTATCAGTTCTTTGGTATATTGTAGATATTTTAAAATTATGGATACTATTTCTTTCCCTCTCTTATGCTGTTTCCATCATCTGCGTTTCAGCAGTTTATCTAATAACCCTCCTCTCGGGAGTGCTATCAATAACCCCAAGCGGATTCGGAACAGCAGATACTATAATGATCGTCTCGTTTTCTGCCTTTAACATTCCTCCATCAGTAGCCGCAGCGATAACTCTACTCGATCGGCTTATATCCTATATTTTCCCTACGATAATCGGATATATCGCAATGTTAATCATAAAGAAAAAACTTAACGACCTAACAACATAA
- the nikR gene encoding nickel-responsive transcriptional regulator NikR — MTDMDRISISLPSKLLKEFDEIIAERGYASRSEAIRDAIRDYIIKHKWIHSLEGERAGSISVIYNHHASDVMEKITEIQHNYTDIIVATLHLHLDHDHCLETILVRGDAKRIRELTDKLTAQKGVKQVKLSVMVPGGQIPE, encoded by the coding sequence ATGACAGATATGGATAGGATAAGTATATCTCTACCTTCAAAACTCTTGAAAGAGTTTGATGAGATAATTGCTGAAAGGGGTTATGCAAGTAGAAGTGAGGCAATAAGAGATGCAATTAGAGATTATATTATAAAACATAAATGGATTCATAGTTTAGAGGGAGAAAGAGCAGGGAGTATAAGTGTTATATATAATCATCATGCGTCTGATGTTATGGAAAAGATCACTGAAATTCAGCATAATTATACGGATATTATTGTTGCTACTTTACACTTACACTTGGATCATGATCACTGTTTAGAGACAATACTTGTTAGAGGAGATGCTAAAAGAATCAGGGAGTTAACTGATAAATTAACTGCACAGAAAGGTGTAAAGCAAGTAAAGTTAAGTGTGATGGTTCCAGGGGGGCAAATTCCTGAATAA
- a CDS encoding archaeosine biosynthesis radical SAM protein RaSEA has product MKKENYKDILKKIRESHLKRRKIKDKNRPIAVWMQDDIYRDFKIGKSLTIILRTEGCYYAKEGGCLMCSYLMDSSPEKLTAENIINQFDYAIEKYKDDLKNLRDFSVKIFTSGSFLDDREVPKKARAHIYKELSSFDNLKEIAIESRPEFITENRLSEIRDHLSTNVEIGVGIESFNEEIREKAINKGITMEDIIKAVELSKNYNIGIKAYLLIKPLFIREKEAILDSIHSAISCIKIGCSRISFCPATVHKGSVMEYFFNKNQYRPPFLWSILEILKEVKKTCPNSLIMCDTAGVGSERGAHNLKNCKCNKIIKNKLETFTLTQNIKILDYECDCKEVWRSYLEVEEKNIVPLGDETKLIKTLDYYS; this is encoded by the coding sequence ATGAAAAAGGAAAATTATAAAGATATTTTAAAAAAAATCAGAGAATCCCATTTAAAAAGAAGAAAAATAAAAGATAAGAACAGGCCAATTGCAGTATGGATGCAGGATGATATTTATAGAGATTTTAAAATAGGAAAATCTTTAACAATTATTTTAAGAACTGAAGGATGTTATTATGCGAAAGAAGGGGGCTGTTTAATGTGTTCGTATTTAATGGACTCCTCTCCTGAAAAATTAACCGCAGAAAATATAATAAATCAATTTGACTATGCAATTGAAAAGTATAAGGATGATTTAAAAAATTTAAGAGATTTTAGTGTTAAAATATTTACATCAGGAAGTTTCTTAGATGACAGAGAAGTTCCAAAGAAGGCAAGAGCCCATATATATAAAGAATTAAGTAGTTTTGATAACTTAAAAGAAATTGCAATTGAATCAAGGCCAGAATTTATTACCGAAAATCGATTAAGCGAGATAAGGGACCATTTATCTACTAACGTTGAAATCGGTGTTGGCATTGAAAGTTTTAATGAAGAAATTAGAGAAAAAGCAATTAACAAAGGAATAACCATGGAAGATATTATTAAAGCAGTTGAGTTATCAAAAAACTATAACATTGGAATAAAAGCGTATTTATTAATAAAACCACTTTTTATAAGAGAAAAAGAGGCAATTCTTGATTCCATACACTCTGCAATTAGTTGTATAAAAATAGGTTGTTCGAGAATTTCATTCTGTCCCGCAACAGTCCATAAAGGTAGTGTGATGGAATATTTCTTTAACAAAAATCAATACAGGCCTCCTTTTTTATGGAGTATTTTAGAAATTTTGAAAGAAGTTAAAAAAACCTGTCCTAATTCGTTAATTATGTGTGATACTGCAGGAGTAGGGAGTGAAAGAGGAGCCCATAATTTAAAAAACTGCAAATGTAATAAAATAATAAAAAATAAATTGGAGACATTTACTCTAACACAAAATATTAAAATATTGGACTATGAATGTGATTGTAAAGAAGTATGGAGGAGTTATTTAGAAGTTGAAGAAAAAAATATAGTTCCTTTAGGTGATGAAACAAAACTCATTAAGACATTAGATTATTATTCATAA
- the artE gene encoding archaeosortase family protein ArtE, with translation MFTAGKLKINKLKSIIKFYVLFLTFFYIFNYFGDCLITPTSVFSYFLIKLLIPSAKLQKNLIILPNATVEVVKECVGSFLIAGFLALTITYSKKIKDLLIGLFIVFLSYLINIIRISAICYFSNMYPKDSQLYHDIIGYLIILTATPILTLLYFKLIRE, from the coding sequence ATGTTCACAGCTGGTAAGTTAAAAATAAATAAACTCAAATCTATAATTAAGTTTTATGTCCTCTTCTTAACATTTTTTTATATATTTAATTATTTTGGAGATTGTTTAATCACTCCAACATCAGTTTTCAGTTATTTTTTGATAAAACTACTAATCCCATCTGCAAAACTTCAAAAAAACCTTATAATATTACCAAACGCTACTGTTGAGGTTGTTAAAGAATGTGTAGGAAGTTTTTTAATAGCTGGGTTTTTAGCATTGACAATAACTTACTCAAAAAAGATTAAAGATTTATTGATAGGATTATTTATTGTTTTTTTATCATATCTTATTAACATAATTCGAATAAGTGCAATATGCTACTTTTCGAACATGTATCCGAAAGATTCACAACTCTATCATGACATAATTGGTTATTTGATAATTTTAACTGCAACTCCTATTTTAACGCTTCTCTATTTTAAATTAATACGTGAATAA
- the rtcA gene encoding RNA 3'-terminal phosphate cyclase, giving the protein MEFIEIDGSYMEGGGQILRTSVSLSALTQKPVKIINIRKNRRNPGLAPQHVAAIKAVKKLCNAEVYGLNVGSMEIIFIPSKISPKNFLIDIGTAGSISLIIQTIVPLALGVDKAFTLKIRGGTDVRMSPPIDYVKNITLKILKNFGVMTNLKVLKRGFYPKGGGEVVIEIKPSKIKNFDLIEHSKCEVVEGISYVQNLNENIARRMRKRAVDLLNKEKLLPNIKIECSKGISEGAGIVLWNDTIGGSCLGEKGLRAEIVAERAVNELLNERKSGMALDKYMGDQIIPYLALGGGTIGVSEITSHTKTNMWVVKHFLNVNFEITPYNENDCKGFTITANRTD; this is encoded by the coding sequence ATGGAATTTATAGAGATAGATGGAAGTTATATGGAGGGTGGAGGACAGATCCTCAGAACATCAGTATCCCTCTCGGCATTAACTCAAAAACCTGTCAAGATAATAAACATTAGAAAAAATAGACGAAATCCCGGATTAGCTCCGCAACACGTTGCTGCTATCAAAGCAGTAAAAAAACTATGTAATGCAGAGGTTTATGGATTAAATGTAGGATCAATGGAAATAATATTTATACCTTCAAAAATATCCCCAAAAAATTTTTTAATTGATATAGGAACAGCAGGGAGTATTTCTTTAATTATTCAAACCATAGTCCCATTGGCTTTGGGGGTTGATAAAGCATTTACTTTAAAAATAAGGGGAGGAACAGATGTGAGGATGTCTCCGCCCATTGATTACGTAAAAAACATTACTCTAAAAATCTTAAAAAACTTTGGGGTAATGACAAATTTAAAGGTTTTAAAAAGAGGTTTTTACCCAAAAGGAGGAGGGGAAGTAGTTATTGAGATTAAACCATCAAAAATAAAAAACTTTGATTTAATAGAGCATTCTAAATGTGAAGTTGTAGAAGGCATATCGTATGTTCAAAATCTGAATGAAAATATTGCACGTAGGATGAGAAAAAGAGCAGTTGATCTTTTAAATAAAGAAAAACTACTCCCTAATATAAAAATCGAATGCTCTAAAGGGATTTCAGAGGGAGCGGGGATAGTGCTGTGGAACGATACAATAGGAGGTAGTTGTTTAGGGGAGAAGGGATTAAGGGCTGAGATTGTTGCTGAAAGGGCAGTAAACGAGCTATTAAATGAAAGAAAAAGTGGAATGGCATTAGATAAATATATGGGAGACCAGATAATACCTTACTTAGCACTTGGAGGGGGAACAATTGGTGTTTCAGAAATAACCTCTCACACAAAAACGAATATGTGGGTTGTTAAACACTTTTTGAACGTGAATTTTGAGATAACACCCTACAATGAAAACGATTGTAAAGGATTTACAATCACCGCTAACAGAACAGATTAA
- the thiL gene encoding thiamine-phosphate kinase yields MDELNIINLIKKTLTYSNQNIIKGIDDDCAVIKIDENRYLVATTDMMVKNTHIPSILTPHEIGGRILTANVSDIASMGAKPLAFLLSISLSKKEAKEDFIKELYKGLDEFSRLYDCPVVGGDTNKGDELVLSGTAIGITDNPIFREGRVGDKIGITNDIGRVYCALKLYYLLKNRKIEVKEFKKLCSKYPLIINKLKVPIARVKEGILLNKYRLLRGCCDISDGLGKEITYFKNFELNSDHILKAVPEDVFEFCEEFSLDPLTVALNSGEEFELLFTTSNINKVKRVLKHHSKVFEIGKVIEEGRYIDGEMFREGGYVHSW; encoded by the coding sequence ATGGATGAATTAAATATTATCAATCTGATTAAAAAAACTCTAACATATTCTAATCAAAATATTATAAAAGGAATAGATGATGACTGTGCAGTTATAAAAATCGATGAAAATCGTTATTTAGTTGCTACAACAGATATGATGGTAAAAAACACCCATATTCCTTCTATTTTAACTCCTCATGAGATTGGAGGAAGAATTCTAACTGCTAATGTTTCAGACATTGCCTCAATGGGAGCAAAACCACTTGCCTTTTTACTTTCGATCTCACTGTCTAAAAAAGAAGCAAAAGAGGACTTTATAAAAGAGTTATATAAGGGATTAGATGAGTTTTCAAGATTATACGATTGTCCGGTTGTTGGAGGAGATACAAACAAAGGAGATGAGCTTGTATTATCAGGAACTGCTATTGGAATAACTGACAACCCAATTTTTAGAGAGGGAAGAGTCGGAGACAAGATTGGCATAACCAACGATATTGGAAGAGTATACTGTGCTTTAAAATTATATTATCTCTTAAAAAATAGGAAGATTGAAGTTAAGGAGTTTAAAAAACTTTGCAGTAAGTATCCTTTAATAATTAATAAGTTAAAGGTTCCGATAGCAAGAGTAAAAGAGGGCATTTTATTGAATAAATATCGGTTATTGAGGGGATGTTGTGATATTTCTGATGGATTAGGTAAGGAGATAACCTACTTTAAAAATTTTGAGTTGAATAGCGATCATATTTTAAAAGCTGTTCCTGAGGATGTATTTGAGTTCTGTGAAGAATTTAGTTTGGATCCTTTGACAGTTGCACTAAATAGTGGAGAGGAATTTGAACTCCTTTTTACAACATCCAATATAAATAAAGTGAAAAGGGTTTTAAAACATCATTCAAAAGTTTTTGAGATAGGCAAAGTAATTGAAGAAGGTAGATATATAGATGGAGAGATGTTTCGTGAGGGAGGATATGTTCACAGCTGGTAA
- a CDS encoding 4Fe-4S binding protein, whose translation MHCNVNLKYGVIMKKDCYTIRISLKPGFINAEQLRAIADVIERYGKDKAHITTRQGIEFDISPENFKDVNDILKKVGLNIGSTGNRVRQVVSCIGLRCYNAIGDSVSLARRIHEEFEGIWVPKKVKINVSGCPNSCTYHKFCDIGVCYRYKISIDKNLCNNCGKCKDFCDVNAIDWENKVIHENCIGEGRCTALCNSFKAERVISIFVGGKGGRIWKEGKELISLKNEEDVLLVIDEILLSYSKFGHGRITDFVDSVGIENLRQTIIKKLKN comes from the coding sequence ATGCATTGTAATGTGAATTTAAAGTATGGAGTTATAATGAAAAAAGATTGCTATACTATCAGAATATCTTTAAAGCCGGGATTTATTAATGCTGAGCAATTAAGGGCTATTGCTGATGTTATTGAAAGGTATGGAAAAGATAAAGCACATATAACTACTCGACAGGGAATAGAATTTGACATATCTCCTGAAAATTTTAAAGATGTGAATGACATATTAAAGAAAGTAGGTTTAAATATCGGATCAACTGGAAATAGAGTCCGACAGGTTGTTTCATGTATTGGTTTGCGATGTTATAATGCTATTGGAGATTCTGTCTCATTAGCGAGAAGGATTCACGAAGAATTTGAAGGAATTTGGGTTCCAAAAAAAGTAAAGATAAATGTAAGTGGATGTCCGAACTCTTGCACTTATCATAAATTTTGCGATATAGGTGTGTGTTATAGATATAAAATAAGTATAGATAAAAATTTATGCAATAACTGTGGTAAATGCAAAGATTTTTGCGATGTGAATGCAATAGATTGGGAAAATAAAGTTATTCATGAAAATTGCATCGGAGAGGGAAGATGCACGGCTCTTTGCAATTCTTTTAAGGCAGAGAGAGTAATAAGCATATTTGTAGGTGGAAAAGGGGGTAGAATTTGGAAGGAAGGAAAGGAACTGATAAGTTTAAAAAATGAAGAGGACGTTTTATTAGTTATCGATGAAATACTACTAAGTTATTCAAAGTTTGGTCATGGGAGAATTACTGATTTTGTTGATTCAGTAGGCATAGAAAATCTCAGACAAACTATCATAAAAAAATTAAAAAATTAA
- a CDS encoding ATP-binding cassette domain-containing protein yields MLKVENLSKNWKEFKLKNISFEIGKEYCVIIGPSGAGKSVLLKCVAGILKPDNGEITLNGEDITNLPPEKRNVGYVPQNYALFPNKNVYKNIAYGLIVRKINKCEIERKVKEISEFLNISHLLDRDVKTLSGGEQQRVALARALILNPDILLLDEPTSALDTKIKENIITELKKIKNIPVLHITHDLAEARTLGEKIGIFINGELISFGSKKILKHPTNKKIAEFLGFNIINNMAIAPEDIIISKGDEGEVLNVIDYGLYKKVLINYKSTIIKAYTQKDVKIGDKVNLHFKSMLKLN; encoded by the coding sequence ATGTTAAAAGTGGAGAATCTAAGTAAAAATTGGAAAGAATTTAAATTAAAAAATATATCCTTTGAAATTGGGAAAGAATACTGTGTAATCATTGGTCCAAGTGGGGCGGGAAAGTCAGTTCTACTAAAATGTGTTGCTGGCATTTTAAAACCTGACAATGGAGAAATAACACTAAATGGAGAAGATATAACAAATCTCCCCCCAGAAAAAAGAAATGTAGGATATGTTCCGCAAAATTATGCTCTATTTCCAAACAAAAACGTGTATAAAAATATTGCCTATGGGCTCATAGTTAGAAAAATAAACAAATGTGAAATTGAAAGGAAAGTAAAAGAGATCTCAGAATTTCTAAATATATCTCATTTGTTAGATAGGGATGTAAAAACACTTAGCGGAGGAGAACAGCAGAGAGTTGCATTAGCAAGAGCCCTAATCTTAAATCCTGACATTTTACTACTCGACGAGCCGACATCTGCATTAGATACAAAAATAAAAGAAAATATAATTACCGAGTTAAAAAAAATTAAAAATATACCCGTATTGCATATCACACACGACTTAGCTGAGGCCAGAACCTTAGGAGAAAAAATAGGAATCTTCATAAATGGAGAGTTAATATCTTTCGGAAGTAAAAAGATTTTAAAACACCCAACCAACAAAAAAATTGCGGAATTTTTAGGATTCAATATAATAAATAACATGGCAATTGCTCCAGAAGATATTATAATCTCCAAAGGAGATGAAGGAGAAGTTCTAAATGTCATTGACTATGGCCTCTACAAAAAAGTTTTAATAAACTACAAATCAACGATCATAAAGGCCTATACACAAAAAGATGTAAAAATAGGAGATAAAGTTAATTTACACTTCAAATCTATGTTAAAATTAAATTAA
- a CDS encoding NOL1/NOP2/sun family putative RNA methylase, with product MKFIRVNTLKIDPKTLKNRLERKGIVLKETFLDYAFEVKKSPFSIGSTPEYLFGYYMPQSISSMIPPIVLNPKEDDFVLDMCSAPGGKTTHLAQIMNNNGCIVAVEISKTRTKALKSNINRMGVLNTIIINKDMRKYKEELLKKKIQFDKILLDAPCTGNEIKDKHRNVSKEDIKYCSLRQKELLNIALDLLKKGGELVYSTCSIEVEENEEVIRHILNNRNDIELVYLTPDKFLGINIKKGYLDGTLRVFPPNEPFFIAKLRKI from the coding sequence ATGAAATTTATTAGAGTAAATACCTTAAAAATAGATCCAAAAACTTTAAAAAATAGATTAGAACGTAAAGGCATTGTATTAAAAGAAACATTTTTAGATTATGCATTCGAAGTTAAAAAATCTCCTTTTTCAATTGGATCAACTCCTGAATATCTTTTTGGATATTACATGCCTCAATCAATCTCCTCCATGATCCCACCGATAGTTTTAAACCCAAAAGAGGATGATTTTGTTTTAGATATGTGCTCAGCTCCCGGGGGAAAAACAACTCACTTAGCACAAATAATGAATAACAACGGATGTATAGTGGCAGTTGAAATCAGTAAAACGCGAACTAAGGCGTTAAAATCAAATATAAACAGAATGGGTGTCTTAAATACAATAATTATTAATAAAGATATGAGAAAATACAAGGAAGAGCTTTTAAAGAAAAAAATACAGTTTGATAAGATACTACTTGATGCTCCATGCACTGGAAATGAAATTAAAGATAAACATAGGAATGTTTCAAAGGAAGATATAAAATACTGCTCACTTAGACAGAAAGAGCTTCTTAACATAGCACTCGATCTGTTAAAAAAAGGAGGAGAGCTGGTTTATTCAACTTGCTCAATTGAGGTAGAGGAAAATGAAGAAGTTATAAGACATATATTAAATAATAGGAATGATATTGAATTAGTTTATCTAACCCCTGATAAATTTTTAGGAATTAATATAAAAAAAGGTTATTTAGACGGAACATTAAGAGTTTTTCCTCCAAACGAACCCTTTTTCATTGCAAAGTTGAGAAAAATTTAG
- a CDS encoding DUF2121 family protein, with protein MTLVICYYGKNGAVIGGDRRQIFFRGNEEKRKLLEEKLYSGEIKTEEELYKLAEELGVKIIIEDDREKVRKISDTVVCGEVRSLGVDAKRRRVYATKGKCAIIDILNDTITKEIIKEGFGLVIFGNKFLKNRAEEELRNKAKLFPMMPIQQIESEIREIFEKLKWHPTVSKEYDIYSVNKYEKNFEEVIKKDIGDLFEYREKLRQQLIDFGKVMSIVNKIVKNGEIGVIKDGKLHLYDEYIAVDKIDPNPNTFKIIEVKGNFKDGDVIVIENGDMKVKGTDERVETDYIIISK; from the coding sequence ATGACATTGGTAATTTGTTATTATGGAAAGAATGGAGCAGTTATAGGAGGAGATAGGAGACAGATATTTTTTAGAGGAAATGAAGAAAAAAGAAAGTTGTTAGAGGAGAAATTATATAGTGGAGAAATAAAAACCGAAGAAGAACTTTACAAATTAGCAGAGGAGTTAGGGGTTAAAATAATAATAGAAGATGACCGAGAGAAGGTTAGAAAAATATCTGATACAGTGGTTTGTGGAGAAGTTAGAAGTTTGGGGGTTGATGCTAAAAGGAGAAGGGTCTATGCAACCAAAGGAAAATGTGCTATAATAGATATTCTAAACGACACAATTACAAAAGAAATAATAAAAGAAGGATTTGGATTGGTGATATTTGGAAATAAGTTTTTAAAAAATAGGGCTGAGGAAGAGTTAAGAAACAAGGCGAAATTATTCCCAATGATGCCTATTCAACAGATTGAAAGTGAGATAAGAGAGATCTTTGAAAAGTTAAAATGGCATCCGACAGTAAGCAAAGAGTATGACATATATAGTGTGAACAAATATGAAAAGAACTTTGAAGAAGTTATTAAAAAGGATATTGGGGACTTATTTGAATATAGAGAAAAATTAAGACAGCAATTAATCGATTTTGGAAAGGTTATGAGTATAGTAAACAAGATCGTAAAAAATGGAGAGATCGGTGTTATAAAAGATGGAAAACTTCATCTGTATGATGAATATATAGCTGTTGATAAGATAGATCCAAATCCAAATACTTTTAAAATTATAGAAGTAAAAGGAAACTTTAAAGATGGAGATGTAATAGTTATTGAGAACGGAGATATGAAGGTTAAAGGAACAGATGAGAGGGTAGAGACGGATTATATCATTATCTCCAAATAA
- the minD gene encoding septum site-determining protein MinD, which yields MAIAIAIASGKGGTGKTTISANLAVALAKFGKKVAVLDADIAMANLELIMGLEGKPITLNDVLAGKADIKDAIYEGPEGVLVIPAGVSLEKFRRAKPEKLEEVLKVIHDLVEILIIDCPAGIGKETLIAISSADGLIVVVNPEISSISDALKIIAITKRLGTDIIGAIVNRVSNESTELGVKAIETILEVPVIGVVPEDPHVRKAAAFGTPLVIMYPDSPAAQAIMEIAAKLVGAKYEAQFKKKKESFISKFIKGLFGRR from the coding sequence ATGGCAATAGCTATTGCAATAGCATCCGGAAAAGGAGGAACTGGAAAGACGACAATATCTGCAAATCTCGCCGTAGCATTGGCAAAATTTGGTAAAAAAGTAGCTGTTTTAGATGCTGATATAGCAATGGCAAATTTAGAGCTTATAATGGGTTTAGAAGGAAAACCTATTACATTAAATGATGTGTTAGCAGGAAAAGCCGATATAAAAGATGCCATTTACGAAGGGCCTGAAGGGGTTTTAGTCATTCCTGCAGGTGTCTCATTAGAAAAGTTTAGAAGAGCAAAGCCAGAAAAACTCGAAGAGGTCTTAAAAGTAATCCATGATTTAGTTGAGATTCTAATTATTGATTGTCCTGCAGGGATAGGTAAAGAAACACTGATCGCTATATCGTCCGCTGATGGATTGATCGTCGTTGTAAATCCGGAAATATCATCAATATCTGACGCTTTAAAGATTATTGCAATAACGAAACGACTTGGAACAGATATTATAGGTGCTATCGTTAACAGGGTTTCAAATGAAAGCACAGAACTTGGTGTTAAAGCAATCGAAACAATCTTAGAAGTTCCAGTTATCGGTGTTGTTCCAGAAGATCCTCACGTTAGAAAGGCGGCTGCATTTGGAACACCTCTCGTTATCATGTATCCCGACTCTCCAGCTGCTCAGGCAATCATGGAAATTGCTGCAAAATTAGTCGGAGCAAAATATGAAGCACAATTTAAGAAGAAGAAAGAGTCATTCATCTCCAAATTTATTAAAGGGTTATTTGGGAGGAGATAA